Proteins encoded within one genomic window of Cytophagia bacterium CHB2:
- a CDS encoding PDZ domain-containing protein produces MQEHNEARLPFFVRRQSGWLCLFSLAVGLIAGFSFTPFFQNQLSAVSTPLAASLISPKFITSHQNAPPSTFVQTAERILPSVVAVSCLRVFSARDLNRYREAKPRDRSREPEAPLQTPELQQRSAGSGIIISPEGHILTNTHVVDFADKITVTLQDRRTFPAKIVGLDPLSEIAVIKIEAQPLTPAAIGDSRTSNIGEWVLAVGNPLELRFTVTAGIISAKGRQINVIQESFGVEHFIQTDAAINPGNSGGGLFNLKGEVIGVITAIATETGYDVGLGFAVPVNLAHRIAVDLMRYGKVERGYLGVAMRNVRELEARALGLASPAGVFVDDIYEDSPAHRGGLQPMDVILSIDGIAVSQTNDVQALVASKKPGALVTLRIFRNQRELTHRLVLGELPLASEPLLPPAAQAHFKDLGISVANLTEADLLTLRRGRSGVKVTAVERFSPAEEAGLLANDIILALNRLPVRRRDDFSRLLHNLKAGEAVILAVMREEALYHLFLEVL; encoded by the coding sequence ATGCAGGAGCATAACGAAGCACGATTGCCGTTCTTTGTGCGACGACAGTCCGGATGGCTTTGTTTATTCAGTTTAGCGGTTGGATTGATCGCGGGATTTTCATTCACGCCATTTTTTCAAAACCAACTATCGGCAGTAAGCACGCCGTTGGCCGCATCTCTCATTTCTCCGAAGTTCATCACTTCACACCAAAATGCGCCCCCTTCCACCTTTGTGCAAACCGCCGAGCGTATTTTGCCCTCTGTCGTGGCGGTTTCATGCTTGCGCGTTTTTTCGGCGCGCGATCTGAACCGCTACCGCGAGGCAAAACCGCGCGACCGCTCGCGCGAACCGGAGGCCCCGCTGCAAACACCGGAGTTGCAACAACGCAGCGCTGGCTCGGGCATCATCATCTCGCCGGAAGGCCATATTCTGACGAATACGCATGTGGTCGATTTCGCCGACAAGATCACTGTAACCCTGCAGGACCGGCGCACCTTCCCGGCAAAAATTGTCGGCCTTGATCCGCTTTCGGAAATCGCGGTGATCAAGATCGAGGCGCAGCCTCTCACGCCGGCGGCCATCGGTGATTCACGCACAAGCAATATCGGCGAATGGGTGTTGGCGGTGGGCAATCCACTGGAATTGCGGTTCACGGTGACGGCCGGCATCATCAGCGCCAAGGGCCGGCAGATCAACGTGATTCAAGAGAGCTTCGGCGTGGAGCATTTCATTCAAACCGATGCCGCGATCAACCCCGGCAACAGCGGCGGCGGGCTGTTCAATCTCAAAGGCGAAGTCATCGGCGTCATCACGGCCATTGCCACGGAAACCGGCTACGATGTGGGCCTGGGCTTTGCCGTGCCGGTCAATCTTGCGCATCGCATCGCCGTGGACTTGATGCGCTACGGCAAAGTCGAACGCGGTTATCTCGGCGTTGCCATGCGCAATGTGAGGGAGCTGGAAGCGCGCGCGTTGGGGCTCGCTAGCCCGGCCGGTGTGTTCGTAGATGATATTTACGAAGACAGTCCGGCGCACAGGGGCGGATTGCAGCCGATGGATGTGATTTTGAGCATCGACGGTATTGCTGTTTCACAAACCAATGATGTGCAGGCCCTGGTGGCAAGCAAGAAACCCGGCGCGCTGGTTACGTTGAGAATCTTTCGCAACCAGCGTGAGTTGACGCACCGTCTCGTGCTCGGTGAGCTGCCGTTGGCAAGCGAGCCACTGTTGCCGCCCGCAGCGCAAGCGCATTTCAAGGATTTGGGCATAAGCGTGGCCAACCTCACTGAGGCAGATTTGCTGACATTGAGAAGAGGGCGCAGCGGTGTGAAAGTGACGGCGGTCGAACGTTTTAGTCCGGCTGAGGAGGCGGGATTGCTGGCAAACGATATCATACTCGCCCTCAATCGTCTGCCAGTGCGCAGACGCGATGATTTCAGCAGACTTTTACACAATCTAAAAGCGGGCGAGGCCGTGATTTTAGCCGTGATGCGCGAGGAGGCGCTTTATCATTTATTTTTGGAGGTTCTGTAA